A genomic window from Halorubrum trapanicum includes:
- the dhaK gene encoding dihydroxyacetone kinase subunit DhaK, with product MKKLINDPDDVVDEMLDGMTAAHPDRLRRLPDTQVLVRDDAPVDDKVALVTGGGSGHEPTHAGYIGDGMLDGAAAGDVFSSPTADEFEALIGACDAGDGVLAIIKNYEGDVMNFETAIELAEMEGVEVESVVVNDDVAVEDSLYTSGRRGVCGTILVHKAAGAKAAQGADLSEVKRVAEKVVDNVGTMGTALTSCVTPEKGEPTFDLGDDEIELGIGIHGEPGTERTEAMPADEVTEHLTEAVLDDLDLDEGQEVLTVVNGMGATPQMELFVVNRRLQELLGERGLETYDAWVGDYMTSLDMAGASITVCAVDDELKELFDAPADTPALTKK from the coding sequence ATGAAGAAGCTGATCAACGATCCGGACGACGTCGTCGACGAGATGCTCGACGGGATGACGGCGGCGCATCCCGACCGCCTGCGGCGGCTGCCGGACACGCAGGTGCTCGTGCGCGACGACGCGCCGGTCGACGACAAGGTGGCGCTGGTGACCGGGGGCGGCAGCGGCCACGAGCCGACGCACGCGGGGTACATCGGCGACGGCATGCTCGACGGGGCGGCCGCGGGCGACGTGTTCTCCTCGCCGACCGCCGACGAGTTCGAGGCGCTGATCGGCGCCTGCGACGCGGGCGACGGCGTCCTCGCGATCATCAAGAACTACGAGGGCGACGTGATGAACTTCGAGACCGCCATCGAGCTCGCGGAGATGGAGGGCGTCGAGGTCGAGAGCGTCGTGGTGAACGACGACGTGGCCGTCGAGGACTCGCTGTACACCTCCGGGCGCCGCGGCGTCTGCGGGACCATCCTCGTCCACAAGGCCGCGGGCGCGAAGGCCGCGCAGGGCGCCGACCTCTCGGAGGTCAAGCGCGTCGCGGAGAAGGTGGTCGACAACGTCGGCACGATGGGCACGGCGCTCACCTCCTGCGTCACCCCAGAGAAGGGCGAGCCAACCTTCGATCTCGGCGACGACGAGATCGAGCTCGGCATCGGGATCCACGGCGAGCCGGGCACCGAGCGCACCGAGGCGATGCCCGCGGACGAGGTGACCGAACACCTCACCGAGGCGGTCCTCGACGACCTCGACCTCGACGAGGGGCAGGAGGTGCTCACGGTCGTCAACGGGATGGGCGCCACGCCGCAGATGGAGCTGTTCGTCGTCAACCGCCGGCTCCAGGAGCTGCTCGGCGAGCGCGGCCTGGAGACGTACGACGCGTGGGTCGGCGACTACATGACCTCGCTCGACATGGCCGGCGCGTCGATCACGGTGTGCGCGGTCGACGACGAGCTGAAGGAGCTGTTCGACGCGCCGGCCGACACCCCGGCGCTGACGAAGAAATGA